The Streptomyces sp. NBC_01244 genome contains a region encoding:
- a CDS encoding ABC transporter ATP-binding protein, with product MSIIDIDHTSRWFGNVVAVNDVTMRIGPGVTGLLGPNGAGKSTLINMMGGFLAPSTGSVTLDGTAIWQNEQVYKQIGVVPEREAMYDFLTGKEFVVANAELHGLDEAAAQRALATVEMEYAQDRKISTYSKGMRQRVKMASALVHDPSVLLLDEPFNGMDPRQRMQLMELLRRMGDDGRTVLFSSHILEEVEQLASHIEVVVAGRHAASGDFRKIRRLMTDRPHRYLVRSSDDRALAAALIADPSTAGIEVDLKEGALRIQAVDFGRFTELLPRVAREHGIRLLTVSPSDESLESVFSYLVAA from the coding sequence GTGAGCATCATCGACATCGACCACACCTCCCGCTGGTTCGGGAACGTCGTCGCCGTCAACGACGTGACCATGCGCATCGGTCCCGGAGTCACCGGCCTGCTCGGCCCCAACGGTGCCGGCAAGTCCACCCTCATCAACATGATGGGCGGCTTCCTCGCCCCCTCGACGGGCAGCGTCACCCTCGACGGCACCGCGATCTGGCAGAACGAGCAGGTCTACAAGCAGATCGGCGTCGTGCCCGAGCGCGAGGCCATGTACGACTTCCTCACGGGCAAGGAGTTCGTCGTCGCCAACGCCGAACTCCACGGCCTCGACGAGGCGGCCGCCCAGCGGGCCCTGGCCACGGTCGAGATGGAGTACGCGCAGGACCGCAAGATCTCCACGTACTCCAAGGGCATGCGCCAGCGCGTGAAGATGGCCTCCGCCCTGGTCCACGACCCGTCGGTGCTCCTGCTCGACGAGCCGTTCAACGGCATGGACCCGCGCCAGCGCATGCAGCTCATGGAGCTGCTGCGGCGGATGGGCGACGACGGCCGGACCGTGCTCTTCTCCTCGCACATCCTGGAGGAGGTCGAACAGCTCGCCTCCCACATCGAGGTGGTGGTCGCCGGCCGGCACGCGGCCTCCGGCGACTTCCGCAAGATCCGCCGCCTGATGACGGACCGCCCGCACCGCTACCTCGTCCGCTCCTCCGACGACCGGGCCCTCGCCGCGGCCCTGATCGCCGACCCGTCCACCGCCGGGATCGAGGTCGACCTCAAGGAAGGCGCCCTGCGCATCCAGGCCGTCGACTTCGGGCGCTTCACCGAGCTGCTGCCGCGGGTCGCCCGCGAGCACGGCATCCGGCTGCTGACGGTCTCGCCTTCCGACGAGTCCCTCGAGTCGGTCTTCTCCTACCTCGTCGCGGCCTGA
- a CDS encoding ABC transporter permease subunit, which yields MAPDTSTQIHNIGYRSYDGPRLGRSYARKSLFAQSLRGAYGLGRSAKSKVLPMLLFAVMCVPALILVAVAITVPGSTALPIKYTTYAMTTQVIVYLYLASQAPQSVSRDLRFKTVPLYFSRPIERVDYVVAKFAAMASALFILTATPLLIMWIGALLAKFDFADQTKGFGQALVSVLLLSLLFSGLGLVMAALTPRRGFGVAAIIAVLLIPYGAVSVVQAIAHETGSTGVIEWLGLFSPMSLIDGLQTAFLGADSGFPGSTGPSGAAGFVYLLVILGLIAGSYAALMARYRKAGL from the coding sequence ATGGCGCCTGACACCTCGACCCAGATCCACAACATCGGCTACCGGTCCTACGACGGTCCCCGGCTCGGCCGCTCCTACGCCCGCAAGTCGCTGTTCGCGCAGTCCCTGCGCGGCGCCTACGGACTCGGCCGCTCGGCCAAGTCCAAGGTGCTGCCGATGCTGCTCTTCGCGGTGATGTGCGTCCCCGCGCTGATCCTCGTCGCGGTCGCCATCACCGTGCCCGGCTCCACGGCACTGCCCATCAAGTACACGACCTACGCCATGACCACCCAGGTGATCGTCTACCTCTACCTGGCCTCCCAGGCACCGCAGTCCGTCTCGCGGGACCTGCGCTTCAAGACGGTGCCGCTGTACTTCTCGCGTCCGATCGAACGCGTCGACTACGTCGTGGCCAAGTTCGCGGCCATGGCCTCGGCCCTGTTCATCCTCACCGCCACCCCGCTGCTGATCATGTGGATCGGCGCGCTGCTGGCGAAGTTCGACTTCGCCGACCAGACCAAGGGATTCGGGCAGGCACTGGTGTCGGTACTGCTGCTGTCGCTGCTCTTCTCCGGCCTCGGCCTGGTCATGGCCGCGCTCACCCCGCGCCGCGGCTTCGGCGTCGCCGCCATCATCGCCGTGCTCCTGATCCCCTACGGCGCCGTGTCCGTCGTCCAGGCCATCGCCCACGAGACGGGCTCGACCGGGGTCATCGAGTGGCTGGGCCTGTTCTCCCCGATGAGCCTCATCGACGGTCTGCAGACCGCCTTCCTCGGTGCCGACTCCGGCTTCCCCGGCAGCACGGGCCCCTCGGGCGCCGCCGGCTTCGTCTACCTGCTCGTCATCCTCGGCCTCATCGCCGGCTCCTACGCCGCGCTGATGGCCCGCTACCGGAAGGCCGGGCTGTGA
- a CDS encoding ABC transporter ATP-binding protein, with protein sequence MTVIATESLSKRYPRVTALDRLSLDIGPGVTGLVGANGAGKSTLIKILLGLSPATEGTAAVLGLDVATHGSAIRERVGYMPEHDCLPPDVSATEFVVHMARMSGLPPTAARERTADTLRHVGLYEERYRPIGGYSTGMKQRVKLAQALVHDPQLVLLDEPTNGLDPVGRDEMLGLIRRVYTDFGISVLVTSHLLGELERTCDHVVVVDGGKLLRSSSTSDFTQTTTTLAVEVTDSDAHPDGTSALRKALTEAGLTLHAGEEEGLPGAGHILLVEATGEATYDTVRDTVADLGIGLVRMEQRRHHIAEVFRDSDAATARAAAQSAAQSAAWAANMAKAQSTTQQKGAGSDGA encoded by the coding sequence GTGACTGTCATCGCGACCGAAAGCCTGAGCAAGCGGTACCCCCGAGTGACCGCCCTCGACCGGCTCTCCTTGGACATCGGACCCGGAGTTACCGGGCTCGTGGGCGCCAACGGAGCCGGCAAGTCCACGCTGATCAAAATTCTGCTGGGACTCTCCCCTGCCACCGAGGGCACCGCCGCCGTGCTCGGACTCGACGTAGCCACCCATGGCAGCGCGATCCGCGAGCGCGTCGGCTACATGCCCGAACACGACTGCCTGCCCCCCGACGTCTCGGCCACCGAGTTCGTCGTGCACATGGCGCGCATGTCCGGGCTCCCGCCGACCGCCGCCCGTGAGCGCACCGCGGACACCCTGCGCCACGTGGGGCTGTACGAGGAGCGCTACCGCCCCATCGGCGGCTACTCCACGGGCATGAAGCAGCGCGTCAAGCTGGCCCAGGCGCTGGTCCACGACCCGCAACTGGTGCTCCTCGACGAGCCCACCAACGGCCTCGACCCGGTCGGCCGCGACGAGATGCTGGGCCTGATCCGCCGCGTCTACACCGACTTCGGCATCTCGGTCCTGGTCACCTCCCACCTGCTCGGCGAGCTGGAGCGGACCTGCGACCACGTCGTGGTCGTCGACGGCGGCAAGCTGCTGCGCTCCAGCTCCACCAGCGACTTCACCCAGACCACCACGACCCTCGCGGTCGAGGTCACCGACTCCGACGCCCACCCGGACGGCACCTCCGCCCTGCGCAAGGCGCTCACCGAGGCGGGCCTGACGTTGCACGCGGGCGAGGAGGAGGGCCTGCCCGGAGCCGGCCACATCCTCCTCGTCGAGGCCACCGGCGAGGCCACGTACGACACCGTCCGCGACACGGTCGCCGACCTCGGCATCGGCCTGGTCCGCATGGAACAGCGCCGCCACCACATCGCGGAGGTCTTCCGCGACAGCGACGCGGCGACCGCCCGGGCCGCGGCCCAGTCCGCGGCCCAGTCCGCCGCGTGGGCGGCCAACATGGCCAAGGCCCAGTCCACCACCCAGCAGAAGGGAGCCGGTTCCGATGGCGCCTGA
- a CDS encoding M24 family metallopeptidase codes for MAGDTRQRTKRRTTELSAELRGFKEVQRLSYECAEAVAAQLRPGVTEREAARMQREWLRERGVRDWFHMPFAWFGDRTAFTNFKIPLQFFPTNRALEPGMPFILDMAPVYKGHTADIGYSGSLGLNPVQDRLMSDLQAHRTLILDQVRERRSLRDIYGEVERLMISQGYTNRHRAYPFGVIAHKIDRVKERSWAPTAFGFGTQALKGLASDALRGHREGWSPLWSPYRFSDHPPQPGLWAVEPHLGFRGTGAKFEEILVVTDSRDPEESAYWLDDDLPHVRRWAEEKTA; via the coding sequence ATGGCTGGGGACACCAGGCAACGCACGAAGCGACGCACCACGGAACTCTCCGCCGAGCTGCGCGGGTTCAAGGAGGTGCAGCGCCTCTCCTACGAGTGCGCAGAGGCCGTCGCGGCGCAGCTGCGCCCCGGCGTGACCGAGCGCGAGGCCGCGCGGATGCAGCGCGAGTGGCTGCGCGAGCGCGGGGTGCGGGACTGGTTCCACATGCCGTTCGCGTGGTTCGGGGACCGGACCGCCTTCACCAACTTCAAGATCCCCCTGCAGTTCTTCCCGACGAACCGGGCCCTGGAGCCGGGGATGCCGTTCATCCTCGACATGGCCCCGGTCTACAAGGGCCACACCGCGGACATCGGGTACTCGGGCAGCCTCGGTCTCAACCCGGTGCAGGACCGGCTCATGTCGGATCTGCAGGCGCACCGCACGCTGATCCTCGACCAGGTGCGCGAGCGCCGCTCCCTGCGCGACATATACGGGGAGGTGGAGCGGCTGATGATCAGCCAGGGGTACACGAACCGGCACCGGGCCTACCCCTTCGGCGTCATCGCGCACAAGATAGACCGGGTCAAGGAGCGGAGCTGGGCACCGACCGCGTTCGGGTTCGGCACGCAGGCCCTGAAGGGCCTGGCCTCCGACGCCCTGCGCGGCCACCGCGAGGGCTGGTCCCCGCTGTGGAGCCCCTACCGCTTCTCCGATCACCCGCCCCAGCCCGGCCTGTGGGCGGTGGAGCCGCACCTGGGTTTCCGGGGCACCGGCGCGAAGTTCGAGGAGATCCTGGTCGTCACCGACTCCCGGGACCCCGAGGAGAGCGCGTACTGGCTGGACGACGATCTGCCGCACGTGCGGCGCTGGGCTGAGGAGAAGACGGCATGA
- a CDS encoding SDR family oxidoreductase, producing the protein MTDAGLAGARERWVSTGGVELCVVELGDADRPTVVLVHGYPDSKEVWSQVAERLAARFHVVLYDVRGHGRSTAPQPLRGGFTLEKLTDDFLAVVDAVSPDRPVHLVGHDWGSVQGWEFATVARTEGRIASFTSMSGPSLDHFGHWIKKRMARPTPRRAAQLLNQGAKSWYVYMLHTPVLPELAWRGPLGKRWPKLLERMEKVPAGDYPTASLPSDAAHGAWLYRDNVRARLRRPRADAYAHVPVQLITPTGDSFLSERLYDELELWAPDLVRRTLPAKHWVPRTRPDQLAAWITEFVTSREEPATRAPEQKAPGRYADRFGGQLVLVTGAASGIGRATAFAFAEAGARVVCVDRDADGASRTADMARLVGSPQAWGECVDVSDEQAMEKLAAKVASEYGIVDVLVNNAGIGLSGPFLDTTAEDWKKVLDVNLWGVIHGCRLFGKQMAERGQGGHIVNTASAAAYLPSKTLPAYSTSKAAVLMLSECLRAELASKSIGVSAICPGIVNTNITATSRFAGVDEAEEKRRQQKSSRLYGLRNFPPEKVADAILLAVVKNQAVVPVTPESKGALWMSRFAPGTLRRFAKLEPKL; encoded by the coding sequence ATGACGGACGCGGGCCTGGCGGGCGCGCGCGAGCGCTGGGTGAGCACCGGCGGGGTCGAGCTGTGCGTCGTCGAACTCGGCGACGCGGACCGGCCGACCGTGGTGCTGGTGCACGGGTACCCGGACAGCAAGGAGGTCTGGTCCCAGGTCGCCGAGCGGCTGGCCGCCCGGTTCCACGTCGTGCTCTACGACGTCCGGGGCCACGGGCGCTCCACGGCCCCGCAGCCGCTGCGCGGCGGGTTCACCCTGGAGAAGCTGACCGACGACTTCCTCGCGGTCGTGGACGCGGTCAGCCCGGATCGCCCGGTGCACCTGGTCGGCCACGACTGGGGCTCCGTACAGGGCTGGGAGTTCGCGACGGTCGCCCGTACCGAGGGCCGGATCGCGTCCTTCACCTCGATGTCGGGGCCCTCCCTCGACCACTTCGGGCACTGGATCAAGAAGCGGATGGCCCGGCCCACCCCGCGCCGGGCGGCCCAGCTGCTGAACCAGGGCGCCAAGTCCTGGTACGTGTACATGCTGCACACCCCCGTACTGCCGGAGCTGGCCTGGCGCGGGCCGCTCGGCAAGCGGTGGCCGAAGCTCCTGGAGCGGATGGAGAAGGTCCCGGCCGGGGACTATCCGACGGCCTCACTGCCTTCCGACGCCGCGCACGGCGCCTGGCTCTACCGGGACAACGTCCGGGCCCGGCTGCGCCGGCCGCGCGCCGACGCGTACGCCCACGTACCGGTGCAGCTGATCACCCCCACCGGGGACTCCTTCCTTTCCGAGCGGCTCTACGACGAGCTGGAGCTGTGGGCCCCGGACCTGGTGCGGCGCACCCTGCCGGCCAAGCACTGGGTGCCGCGGACCCGGCCCGACCAGCTGGCCGCGTGGATCACCGAGTTCGTCACCTCACGGGAGGAGCCCGCCACACGGGCACCGGAACAGAAGGCCCCGGGCAGGTACGCGGACCGCTTCGGCGGCCAGCTGGTCCTGGTCACCGGAGCAGCCAGCGGCATCGGCCGGGCCACCGCCTTCGCGTTCGCCGAGGCCGGCGCCCGTGTGGTGTGCGTGGACCGGGACGCCGACGGCGCGTCCCGCACCGCCGACATGGCGCGCCTGGTCGGCTCGCCGCAGGCCTGGGGCGAGTGCGTCGACGTCAGCGACGAGCAGGCCATGGAGAAGCTCGCCGCGAAGGTCGCCTCCGAGTACGGGATCGTCGACGTCCTGGTCAACAACGCCGGGATCGGCCTGTCGGGCCCCTTCCTGGACACGACCGCCGAGGACTGGAAGAAGGTCCTCGACGTCAACCTGTGGGGCGTCATCCACGGCTGCCGGCTTTTCGGCAAGCAGATGGCCGAGCGCGGCCAGGGCGGGCACATCGTCAACACCGCCTCCGCCGCCGCCTACCTTCCGTCCAAGACCCTGCCCGCCTACAGCACCTCCAAGGCGGCGGTGCTGATGCTCAGCGAGTGCCTGCGGGCCGAGCTGGCCTCGAAGTCCATCGGGGTGTCGGCGATCTGCCCCGGCATCGTGAACACCAACATCACCGCCACCTCCCGGTTCGCCGGAGTGGACGAGGCCGAGGAGAAGCGGCGCCAGCAGAAGTCCTCCCGGCTCTACGGGCTGCGCAACTTCCCGCCGGAGAAGGTCGCGGACGCGATCCTGCTCGCGGTCGTGAAGAACCAGGCCGTGGTCCCGGTGACCCCCGAGTCCAAGGGCGCCCTGTGGATGTCCCGGTTCGCGCCGGGGACCCTGCGGCGGTTCGCGAAACTGGAGCCCAAGCTGTGA
- a CDS encoding metal-dependent hydrolase: MSGAVAGRAAPYAIAPRRVAFDWKTTPLHWIPGEPTATHVVNVLHLLLPAGERWFVKVFKEGLPLVTDPKLRSEVKGFMGQEATHSVQHSYVLDHLAEQRLPTEAYTKYVDFLFEKLLGETPPFGAPITAQEWLRFRLSLVAAIEQFTAVLGDWVLGAEGLDAAGADEVMLDLLRWHGAEEVEHRSVAFDMYQHCGGSGLPRYARRIEGMAVVAPVLGWLWIAGASYLLRNDPELRGRTRYSLREHNRAVAKGLLPTWRELGMAIPRYLRRSYHPSQEGSLRRAVEYLAASPAARSAAGAVGRAAMS; this comes from the coding sequence GTGAGCGGGGCGGTCGCGGGCAGGGCGGCCCCGTACGCGATCGCGCCGCGCCGGGTGGCCTTCGACTGGAAGACCACCCCGCTGCACTGGATACCGGGCGAGCCCACCGCCACCCACGTCGTCAACGTGCTGCACCTGCTGCTGCCCGCCGGTGAGCGGTGGTTCGTGAAGGTCTTCAAGGAGGGCCTGCCCCTGGTCACGGACCCGAAGCTGCGCAGCGAGGTGAAGGGGTTCATGGGCCAGGAGGCCACGCACAGCGTGCAGCACTCCTACGTCCTGGACCACCTCGCCGAACAGCGGCTCCCCACGGAGGCGTACACGAAGTACGTGGACTTCCTCTTCGAGAAGCTGCTCGGGGAGACCCCGCCGTTCGGTGCCCCGATCACGGCGCAGGAGTGGCTGCGCTTCCGGCTCTCGCTGGTCGCCGCGATCGAGCAGTTCACGGCGGTCCTCGGCGACTGGGTGCTCGGCGCCGAGGGGCTGGACGCGGCCGGAGCGGACGAGGTCATGCTCGATCTGCTGCGCTGGCACGGTGCGGAGGAGGTCGAGCACCGCTCCGTCGCCTTCGACATGTACCAGCACTGCGGCGGCTCGGGCCTGCCCCGCTACGCCCGGCGCATCGAGGGCATGGCCGTGGTCGCACCGGTCCTGGGCTGGCTGTGGATCGCGGGGGCCTCGTACCTCCTGCGCAACGACCCCGAGCTGCGCGGACGGACCCGCTATTCGCTGCGCGAGCACAACCGGGCCGTGGCCAAGGGTCTGCTGCCCACTTGGAGAGAGCTCGGCATGGCCATACCCCGCTACCTGCGGCGGTCGTACCATCCCTCGCAGGAGGGCTCGCTGCGCAGGGCGGTCGAGTACCTCGCGGCATCACCTGCCGCCCGGTCCGCCGCGGGCGCGGTCGGCCGAGCCGCCATGTCGTAG
- a CDS encoding MerR family transcriptional regulator codes for MSEQAVAEYRIEDLAHHSGATVRTIRAYQDRGLLPKPERRGRSNVYRDTHLARLRQIADLLDRGYTLASIKELLEAWDAGRGLGGVLGLVAEVHGPWTDEEAARISRDELNERFGGKPDDEAVGEACELGVLERIPGRPDQFLVPSPQELSVAAELYAAGVPLPAITGHLRELRGQVELIASRFLEFTTEHVFARYLGAVPPTDSDAAEAATMVRRLRPLAQQTVDAELARAMRLFATRHLQRHLGAVGTPQPSGPAPVALPADTVRAVQDLVGPDHVAEFVRAATERELQARTMNDLASRGGR; via the coding sequence TTGTCCGAGCAGGCAGTAGCCGAGTACCGGATCGAGGATCTGGCGCACCACAGCGGTGCGACCGTCCGCACGATCCGGGCGTACCAAGACCGCGGTCTGCTGCCGAAGCCGGAGCGGCGAGGCCGTTCCAATGTCTACCGGGACACGCATCTGGCGCGGCTGCGCCAGATCGCCGACCTGCTGGACCGCGGATACACCCTGGCCTCCATCAAGGAACTGCTGGAGGCCTGGGACGCGGGCCGCGGTCTCGGCGGAGTCCTCGGGCTGGTGGCCGAGGTGCACGGGCCGTGGACGGACGAGGAGGCGGCCCGGATAAGCCGGGACGAGCTGAACGAGCGGTTCGGCGGCAAGCCCGACGACGAAGCGGTCGGCGAGGCGTGCGAGCTGGGCGTGCTGGAGCGGATCCCGGGGCGCCCGGACCAGTTCCTCGTACCGTCCCCGCAGGAGCTGTCCGTGGCCGCCGAGCTGTACGCCGCCGGGGTCCCGCTGCCCGCGATCACCGGTCATCTACGGGAGCTGCGCGGGCAGGTGGAGCTCATCGCCTCGCGCTTCCTGGAATTCACCACGGAGCACGTCTTCGCCCGGTACCTGGGGGCCGTCCCGCCGACGGACTCCGACGCGGCCGAGGCGGCGACGATGGTACGGAGACTGCGGCCACTGGCCCAGCAGACGGTGGACGCGGAACTGGCGCGGGCGATGCGCCTCTTCGCCACCCGGCACCTGCAGCGCCACCTCGGGGCCGTCGGGACCCCCCAGCCGTCCGGGCCGGCCCCGGTGGCGCTGCCCGCGGACACCGTGCGGGCGGTGCAGGACCTGGTGGGGCCGGACCATGTGGCGGAGTTCGTCCGGGCCGCCACGGAGCGGGAGTTGCAGGCCCGCACGATGAACGATCTGGCCAGTCGCGGAGGCCGGTAG
- a CDS encoding aquaporin, which yields MTNSASLSRRATAELVGTAALLVVVIGSGIQAAALTSDTGVALVANSLASAIGLGLIITLFGPLSGAHLNPVVTLTAWWGRRTGGEGLEGREALVYVAAQTAGAIGGAVLAEAMFGRLPGAFSTQVRDGGHLLVGEVVATAGLVLVIQGLGRIGRPKLIPAAVAAYIAAAIWFTSSGSFANPAGTIGRSFSDSFTGIAPQSLPGFVAAQLVGGILGLVLAGLLYGSTRRAAASTTATPSGIPSITGTSTTTGTIGPVAETSAPGPAFQAVG from the coding sequence ATGACAAATAGTGCGTCTCTGTCGCGGCGTGCGACCGCCGAGCTCGTCGGCACCGCAGCCCTCCTCGTGGTCGTCATCGGATCAGGAATCCAGGCCGCCGCGCTCACCTCGGATACGGGCGTGGCCCTGGTCGCCAACTCGCTCGCCTCGGCCATCGGGCTCGGGCTGATCATCACGCTCTTCGGGCCGCTCTCGGGCGCCCACCTCAACCCGGTGGTCACCCTCACGGCCTGGTGGGGGCGGCGCACCGGCGGCGAAGGACTCGAAGGCCGGGAGGCCCTGGTCTACGTGGCGGCCCAGACCGCCGGGGCCATAGGCGGGGCCGTCCTCGCGGAAGCGATGTTCGGCCGCCTCCCCGGAGCCTTCTCCACCCAGGTCCGCGACGGCGGACACCTCCTCGTCGGGGAGGTCGTGGCCACCGCGGGACTGGTCCTGGTGATCCAGGGCCTCGGGCGCATCGGCCGGCCGAAGCTGATCCCGGCCGCGGTCGCCGCCTACATCGCCGCCGCGATCTGGTTCACCTCCTCCGGGTCCTTCGCCAACCCGGCCGGCACCATCGGGCGCAGCTTCAGCGACTCCTTCACCGGCATCGCCCCGCAGTCGCTGCCGGGGTTCGTCGCCGCCCAGCTCGTCGGCGGAATCCTCGGTCTGGTCCTCGCGGGCCTGCTCTACGGGAGCACCCGCCGGGCAGCCGCCTCCACCACCGCGACCCCCTCCGGCATCCCTTCCATCACGGGCACCTCCACCACCACCGGCACCATCGGTCCGGTGGCTGAAACCAGCGCACCCGGGCCGGCGTTCCAGGCGGTCGGCTGA
- a CDS encoding RNA 2'-phosphotransferase, which yields MNDKRTVKVSKYVSKHLRHQPERIGLVLDPHGWVEIDDLLSATAAHGFPISRAELDHVVAANDKQRFAVEGSRIRASQGHTVPVDLGLPEAEPPAYLYHGTVAAALDAIRAEGLRPMARHHVHLSPDRETATRVGARRGRPVVLAVDARAMRAAGHVFRISANGVWLADSVPPQFLRFQ from the coding sequence ATGAATGACAAGCGCACCGTCAAGGTGTCCAAATACGTCTCGAAACACCTCCGCCATCAGCCGGAACGGATCGGACTGGTGCTCGACCCGCACGGCTGGGTGGAGATCGATGATCTTCTGAGCGCCACGGCCGCCCACGGCTTTCCCATCAGCCGGGCCGAGCTCGACCACGTGGTCGCGGCCAACGACAAACAGCGGTTCGCCGTCGAAGGCAGCCGGATCCGCGCCAGCCAGGGACACACCGTCCCCGTGGACCTGGGCCTGCCGGAGGCCGAACCGCCCGCGTACCTCTACCACGGCACCGTCGCGGCCGCCCTGGACGCGATCCGCGCCGAGGGACTGCGCCCGATGGCCCGCCACCACGTCCACCTCTCCCCGGACCGGGAGACCGCGACCCGCGTCGGCGCACGCCGCGGCCGGCCGGTCGTCCTCGCCGTGGACGCGCGGGCGATGCGCGCCGCGGGGCACGTCTTTCGGATCAGCGCCAATGGGGTGTGGCTGGCGGACTCCGTGCCGCCGCAATTCCTGCGGTTCCAATAA
- a CDS encoding HSP90 family protein has protein sequence MTSEETQETHPNTFQVDLRGLVDLLSHHLYSSPRVYVRELLQNAVDAVTARHALDPEAEIAIRLSATGNRVTIEDSGIGLTADEAHSLLATIGRSSKRGGPHGLETTRQEFLGQFGIGLLACFVVARQIRVVTRSARDPLAAPVEWLATDDGSYTVRELPSEARPEPGTTVVLEARPGAEEWTVPDRVEQLARDYGSLLPYDITFDDGSAAGPRPVTDRPAVWDRPFPTPAARRVALAGHCAQLFGFTPLDSIDLDLPVAGVRGVAYVLPEPTSPAHRPGHRVHLKGMLLTEKADNLLPDWAFFVRAVLDTDTLRPTASRENLYDDETLAAVREALGARVRAWLTELATSEPERLAAFLSVHHLGVKSLARHDTELLGLMLPWLPFETSDGSMNLEEFAAAHTEIHFTRTVEEFRQIAPIAAAHGLGVINAGYTYDADLLALLPAVRPELKVTELDAGAVTERLDPVPTSAELALAPFLATARTRLEAQGCDVVLRAFQPAAVPALYLDDRQARQERDRTAALESADSLWSGILGSLRGSAPRARLVLNHNNPLIRRIAALPDESLTATAVESLYGQALLRSQRPLRAADTTLLNRAFLGLLEWATHPVGSAHSTDTTERTTGADSTDTQGEQK, from the coding sequence ATGACGTCGGAAGAAACCCAGGAAACCCATCCGAACACCTTCCAGGTCGATCTGCGCGGTCTGGTCGACCTGCTCTCCCACCACCTCTACTCCAGCCCCCGCGTGTACGTCCGCGAGCTCCTCCAGAACGCAGTCGACGCGGTCACCGCCCGCCACGCCCTGGATCCCGAAGCCGAGATCGCCATCCGCCTGTCGGCGACCGGGAACCGGGTGACCATCGAGGACAGCGGCATCGGCCTGACCGCCGACGAGGCCCACTCCCTCCTCGCCACCATCGGACGCAGCTCCAAGCGCGGGGGCCCGCACGGCCTGGAGACCACCCGCCAGGAGTTCCTCGGCCAGTTCGGCATCGGTCTGCTCGCCTGTTTCGTCGTCGCCCGCCAGATCCGCGTGGTCACCCGCTCCGCCCGCGATCCGCTGGCCGCGCCCGTCGAATGGCTGGCCACGGACGACGGCTCGTACACCGTCCGCGAACTGCCCTCCGAGGCCCGCCCGGAGCCCGGCACCACCGTGGTCCTGGAGGCCCGCCCCGGCGCCGAGGAGTGGACCGTCCCGGACAGGGTCGAGCAACTGGCCCGCGACTACGGCTCCCTGCTGCCCTACGACATCACCTTCGACGACGGCTCCGCCGCCGGACCCCGCCCGGTCACCGACCGGCCCGCCGTCTGGGACCGGCCCTTCCCCACCCCCGCGGCCCGCCGCGTCGCGCTCGCCGGGCACTGCGCGCAGCTCTTCGGTTTCACCCCGCTCGACAGCATCGACCTCGACCTGCCGGTGGCCGGAGTGCGCGGAGTCGCGTACGTCCTCCCCGAGCCGACCAGCCCCGCCCACCGGCCCGGACACCGCGTCCACCTCAAGGGCATGCTGCTGACCGAGAAGGCCGACAACCTGCTGCCCGACTGGGCGTTCTTCGTCCGAGCCGTCCTGGACACCGACACCCTGCGGCCCACCGCCTCCCGCGAGAACCTGTACGACGACGAGACCCTGGCCGCCGTACGCGAGGCCCTCGGCGCCCGCGTCCGCGCCTGGCTCACCGAGCTCGCCACCAGCGAACCCGAGCGACTGGCCGCCTTCTTGAGCGTCCACCACCTCGGGGTGAAATCGCTGGCCCGGCACGACACCGAGCTGCTCGGCCTGATGCTGCCCTGGCTGCCGTTCGAGACCAGCGACGGCTCGATGAACCTGGAGGAGTTCGCCGCCGCGCACACCGAGATCCACTTCACCCGGACCGTGGAGGAGTTCCGCCAGATCGCCCCGATCGCGGCGGCCCACGGCCTCGGAGTCATCAACGCCGGCTACACCTACGACGCCGACCTGCTGGCCCTGCTGCCCGCCGTGCGCCCGGAGCTCAAGGTCACCGAGCTCGACGCGGGAGCCGTCACCGAGCGCCTCGACCCGGTCCCGACCTCCGCCGAACTGGCCCTGGCCCCCTTCCTGGCCACCGCCCGCACCCGGCTGGAAGCCCAGGGCTGCGACGTGGTCCTGCGCGCCTTCCAGCCCGCCGCCGTCCCCGCGCTCTACCTCGACGACCGCCAGGCCCGTCAGGAGCGCGACCGCACCGCCGCCCTGGAGAGCGCCGACTCGCTGTGGAGCGGCATCCTCGGTTCGCTGCGCGGCTCCGCTCCGCGCGCCCGCCTCGTGCTCAACCACAACAACCCGCTCATCCGCCGGATCGCCGCCCTCCCGGACGAGTCCCTCACCGCCACCGCCGTCGAATCGCTGTACGGCCAGGCCCTGCTGAGGTCACAGCGGCCGCTGCGCGCGGCCGACACCACCCTGCTCAACCGGGCCTTCCTCGGACTCCTGGAATGGGCAACGCACCCGGTCGGCAGCGCGCACAGCACCGACACCACCGAGCGCACCACCGGAGCCGACAGCACCGACACCCAGGGGGAGCAGAAGTGA